A genome region from Nocardia sp. NBC_00565 includes the following:
- a CDS encoding MaoC/PaaZ C-terminal domain-containing protein: protein MTTHAIALEVGTTAEPRTFGPLTRQMFVRYSGASGDLNPMHYDDTMATAAGFPSVFSQGMHQGALLATFATDWLGAANLRRFGIRFREQVWPGDTLTCTGTVVSSTPTGSGRLVTVDLVCARQTGGTALAGSADFLLDEGYNSPVTHT, encoded by the coding sequence GTGACCACACACGCCATCGCACTCGAGGTGGGCACCACCGCGGAACCGCGCACCTTCGGACCGTTGACCCGGCAGATGTTCGTGCGCTACTCCGGCGCGTCCGGCGACCTCAACCCGATGCACTACGACGACACCATGGCCACCGCCGCCGGATTTCCCTCGGTCTTTTCTCAGGGAATGCATCAGGGCGCGTTGCTCGCGACATTTGCCACCGACTGGCTGGGCGCCGCGAACCTCCGCCGATTCGGCATCCGGTTCCGGGAGCAGGTCTGGCCCGGCGACACCCTCACCTGCACCGGAACCGTGGTGTCGAGCACGCCGACAGGCAGCGGCCGGCTGGTGACCGTCGACCTCGTCTGCGCCCGTCAGACAGGCGGAACCGCCCTCGCCGGCTCCGCTGACTTCTTGCTCGACGAGGGATACAACTCGCCGGTCACGCACACGTGA
- a CDS encoding FAS1-like dehydratase domain-containing protein, whose protein sequence is MNEPAPIGTVGTPWEVIIERGKIREFANAMQSQNPAYSGAEAIIPPTFLVTAGQWAPAGVRVNVGFDRKRLLHGEQEYIFHGTLPQVGDHLTAQEKVLDRFEKPGKRGGVMRFAVVATEFRTPDGELVAEARATFIETAAKEKIS, encoded by the coding sequence ATGAACGAACCCGCACCGATCGGAACGGTGGGCACCCCGTGGGAGGTGATCATCGAACGCGGAAAGATTCGTGAGTTCGCGAACGCCATGCAGTCGCAGAATCCCGCGTACAGCGGAGCTGAGGCAATCATTCCGCCGACCTTTCTGGTTACCGCCGGACAATGGGCGCCTGCCGGTGTTCGCGTCAATGTCGGATTCGACCGCAAGCGACTCCTGCACGGAGAGCAGGAGTACATCTTCCATGGCACGCTGCCCCAGGTAGGCGACCACCTGACAGCACAGGAAAAAGTCCTCGACCGATTCGAGAAGCCGGGTAAGCGCGGCGGCGTCATGCGATTTGCGGTGGTAGCCACCGAATTCCGCACGCCCGACGGTGAACTCGTCGCGGAAGCGCGTGCCACCTTCATCGAGACCGCCGCCAAGGAGAAGATTTCGTGA
- a CDS encoding phosphotransferase family protein gives MRYTAQRGRLDEDARGTLTSWAAAHIAPRGHEDFQISDFSAPNAGYSGKTVFFTASWTSPNGQRAHRDLVLRMQAPDHQLFMTPDAIRQAEVIRRLGRHSGVPMPNVVAQEPDPEVLGAPFYLMDRVDGRIPSDVPSWHKAGWTADLAADERELLYDNALRTLVALHRISDPGDVGALAAPGPGSAIARYLDSLRRWYSTSRDTLLVDPELLAAAFAELVENMPATTAEGIVWGDARVGNMSFAEDLSVAALFDWEGATTGPPDIDLGWWLMFERFLCESIGLHRPDGVPDDRDIVRRYEQLGGRPTGDISYYTLLAAFVLTLITNQLAVLLIRDGLEPAIAHTYPTAAAELIRRYLDERIEQRSTTR, from the coding sequence GTGCGTTACACCGCCCAGCGAGGCAGGCTCGACGAGGACGCGCGTGGCACGCTCACGAGCTGGGCCGCCGCGCACATCGCACCGCGAGGCCACGAAGACTTCCAGATCTCGGACTTCTCCGCGCCGAACGCCGGATACTCCGGGAAAACGGTGTTCTTTACCGCGTCCTGGACGAGCCCGAACGGACAACGGGCCCACCGCGATCTCGTGCTACGGATGCAGGCGCCCGACCATCAACTCTTCATGACGCCCGACGCCATCCGGCAGGCCGAGGTCATCCGCCGACTCGGACGACATAGCGGCGTGCCGATGCCGAATGTCGTCGCCCAGGAACCCGATCCCGAGGTGCTCGGTGCGCCCTTCTATCTGATGGACCGCGTGGACGGACGCATACCCTCGGACGTGCCGAGCTGGCACAAAGCGGGGTGGACCGCGGATCTCGCGGCCGACGAGCGAGAGCTGCTGTATGACAACGCGTTACGTACCTTGGTCGCATTGCATCGCATCAGCGACCCGGGCGATGTCGGGGCACTGGCCGCGCCCGGCCCAGGCTCCGCGATAGCGCGCTACCTGGATAGTCTGCGTCGCTGGTACAGCACCAGCCGGGACACTCTTCTGGTCGACCCCGAATTGCTCGCCGCGGCATTTGCCGAGTTGGTCGAGAACATGCCTGCCACGACGGCCGAGGGCATCGTCTGGGGAGATGCCCGGGTGGGAAACATGTCCTTCGCCGAAGACCTATCCGTCGCCGCGCTGTTCGACTGGGAAGGCGCGACCACCGGGCCTCCCGATATCGACCTCGGCTGGTGGCTCATGTTCGAGCGATTCCTCTGCGAAAGCATCGGCCTGCACCGCCCCGACGGGGTGCCCGACGACCGCGACATCGTGCGCCGCTACGAGCAGCTCGGTGGCCGGCCGACCGGCGATATCAGCTACTACACGCTGCTCGCCGCTTTCGTGCTGACGCTGATCACCAACCAGCTTGCCGTCCTGCTCATCCGGGACGGGCTGGAACCCGCGATCGCCCACACCTATCCGACGGCAGCGGCCGAGCTGATCCGGCGGTACCTCGACGAACGAATCGAACAAAGGAGTACTACGCGATGA
- a CDS encoding TIGR03857 family LLM class F420-dependent oxidoreductase, whose amino-acid sequence MSEQKSRDVKSLGRLGAYVIPGRVADPGPALTQAVEAERLGLGTVWISERWGAKDFGVLVGALSQVTSGIDIAAGVTHLNSRHPALLASMAMTAQALSGGRLILGVGRSVAAMWRSVGLPVPTNQSLADSADIFRRLCRGEKVSYRGPAGDYPALRLNDVPDQPVPPLVLAAIGPRGLELAGRHFDGAILHPFLTREAVARSVVRIRDAARAAGRAPDAVRIYATVVVASQLDPAAEAATVAGRAVSYYQIPGLGEQLARVNGWDPGRLEILRAHPQLAGVRGSADSVRTTAQLAEAATALPTRWITEAAAVGTATECRATFDRFLDAGADELILHGSTPDQLASVVASK is encoded by the coding sequence ATGAGTGAGCAAAAATCCAGGGATGTGAAGTCGTTGGGAAGGCTGGGTGCGTATGTGATCCCCGGCCGCGTGGCAGATCCGGGGCCGGCGCTGACGCAGGCGGTAGAAGCCGAACGGCTCGGGCTGGGCACCGTCTGGATCAGCGAGCGGTGGGGGGCCAAGGACTTCGGCGTCCTCGTCGGCGCGCTCAGTCAGGTCACCAGCGGGATCGACATCGCGGCGGGCGTGACTCACCTGAACTCGCGACATCCGGCCCTGCTCGCATCGATGGCGATGACCGCGCAAGCGCTGTCGGGTGGCCGCCTGATTCTCGGTGTCGGCCGGTCGGTCGCCGCCATGTGGCGGTCGGTCGGGCTGCCGGTGCCGACGAACCAGTCGCTGGCCGACTCCGCCGACATCTTCCGTCGGCTCTGCCGCGGGGAGAAGGTCAGCTACCGCGGGCCCGCGGGCGACTATCCCGCATTGCGCCTCAACGATGTGCCTGATCAGCCGGTGCCCCCGCTCGTTCTCGCGGCCATCGGACCGCGCGGTCTCGAGTTGGCGGGCCGCCACTTCGACGGTGCGATCCTGCATCCCTTCCTGACTCGAGAGGCGGTCGCCCGTTCGGTCGTTCGGATCCGCGACGCGGCTCGAGCCGCTGGTCGGGCACCCGATGCCGTGCGGATCTATGCGACCGTTGTCGTTGCCTCGCAACTGGATCCGGCCGCCGAAGCGGCGACGGTCGCGGGCCGGGCGGTGAGCTATTACCAGATTCCGGGGCTCGGCGAGCAGCTTGCGCGGGTCAACGGCTGGGATCCGGGTCGGCTCGAAATCCTGCGCGCCCATCCCCAACTCGCCGGCGTGCGAGGTTCGGCGGACTCGGTTCGGACGACCGCGCAGCTGGCCGAGGCCGCGACCGCGCTGCCCACGCGGTGGATCACCGAAGCCGCGGCGGTGGGCACCGCGACAGAGTGCCGTGCGACGTTCGACCGATTCCTCGACGCGGGAGCTGACGAATTGATCCTGCACGGCAGCACACCGGATCAGCTGGCGTCGGTCGTCGCGTCGAAGTAG
- a CDS encoding aldehyde dehydrogenase family protein, with protein MRAYEGTYVAGKWRPTDGPRIDVVSPASGALLGCVTEASGDDVAAAVVAARAALNSEPWAATTPTDRAALLNGLAAGLKRRSAEFADLLSAEVGSPRSFASFGQVGFAIGVFRSHARMLERFDFEETRPSGAGGEVLVRRVPVGVVGAIVPWNVPLFAAALKLAPALSAGCTIVLKPAPDAPLGLSMLTEVVEEAGLPPGVINIVSGGVQTGEALVSHPEVDKVSFTGSTAAGKRIGAVCAAAVRRCALELGGKSPAIVLDDTPFDAETIGGLVTGVMANNGEVCAAQTRILIPATRYEEFLDVFGAAVRALRIGDPADLSTDVGPLINQAALQRVEAMVSAAVAAGARVVAGGARPDGFETGWYYAPTVLADVDNQTAIARNEVFGPVAVVIPYADDDDAVRIANDSDYGLAAAVWSADRARAARVAVRLRVGSVSINSPAPVDFGSPFGGFKESGIGREGGPEGIAGFLESQSIIC; from the coding sequence GTGCGCGCATACGAAGGGACCTACGTCGCGGGCAAGTGGCGTCCGACGGACGGACCGCGCATCGACGTGGTGTCGCCGGCCTCCGGCGCGCTGCTCGGCTGCGTGACCGAGGCGTCCGGTGACGATGTCGCGGCGGCCGTTGTGGCGGCCCGTGCGGCCTTGAACAGCGAGCCATGGGCGGCGACCACACCCACCGACCGAGCCGCGTTGTTGAACGGCTTGGCCGCTGGACTGAAGCGCCGATCCGCCGAGTTCGCCGACCTGCTCTCCGCGGAGGTGGGCTCGCCGCGCAGCTTCGCGTCGTTCGGCCAGGTCGGATTTGCTATTGGAGTGTTCCGCTCACACGCGCGCATGCTGGAGCGTTTCGATTTCGAGGAGACTCGGCCGTCGGGCGCCGGGGGCGAGGTCCTGGTACGTCGTGTTCCGGTTGGTGTGGTCGGTGCGATCGTGCCGTGGAATGTCCCGCTGTTCGCTGCCGCGCTGAAGCTCGCACCAGCTCTCTCGGCGGGGTGCACCATCGTACTGAAGCCCGCGCCCGACGCTCCGCTGGGTCTGTCGATGCTGACCGAGGTGGTCGAGGAGGCAGGCCTGCCACCGGGGGTGATCAACATCGTCTCCGGCGGGGTGCAGACGGGCGAGGCGCTGGTATCGCATCCGGAGGTGGACAAGGTGAGTTTCACCGGGTCCACGGCGGCGGGCAAGCGCATCGGCGCGGTCTGTGCCGCCGCGGTCCGGCGGTGTGCGCTGGAACTGGGCGGCAAGTCGCCGGCGATCGTCCTCGACGACACCCCGTTCGACGCCGAGACAATCGGTGGATTGGTCACCGGAGTGATGGCCAATAACGGTGAGGTATGTGCGGCGCAGACGCGCATTCTGATCCCGGCCACGCGCTACGAGGAATTTCTGGATGTGTTCGGCGCGGCCGTGCGCGCGCTGCGGATCGGTGATCCGGCAGACCTGTCCACCGATGTCGGCCCGCTGATCAACCAGGCCGCGCTGCAGCGGGTCGAAGCCATGGTGTCGGCGGCGGTCGCGGCGGGCGCGCGGGTCGTCGCCGGCGGCGCCCGTCCCGATGGATTCGAGACCGGCTGGTATTACGCGCCGACCGTGCTGGCGGATGTCGACAACCAGACGGCCATCGCCAGGAACGAAGTCTTCGGACCGGTGGCAGTGGTAATTCCCTACGCCGATGACGACGATGCCGTGCGTATCGCGAACGATTCCGACTACGGCCTCGCGGCGGCGGTCTGGTCCGCCGATCGAGCGCGCGCCGCTCGGGTGGCAGTGCGGCTGCGGGTCGGATCGGTCTCGATCAATTCGCCGGCCCCCGTGGATTTCGGCAGCCCGTTCGGCGGCTTCAAAGAGTCGGGAATCGGCAGAGAAGGCGGACCGGAAGGTATCGCGGGATTCCTGGAATCCCAGTCGATCATCTGCTGA
- a CDS encoding NDMA-dependent alcohol dehydrogenase → METTAAVLWERNSPWSVETIELDPPKDEEVLVELHASGMCHSDEHIVTGDMPFQLPCIGGHEGAGVVKQVGSSVSWLKEGDHVVFGFIPSCGRCPSCATGHQSLCDLGAKIYSGRQIFDDTARHHARGKDLALACGVGSFAHHTVVHEASCIKIEPHHPLDRACLLGCGFVTGWGSAVYAAGIRPGHNVVVAGVGGIGAAAVQGARLSGARTIVAIDPSEYKREQALKMGATHVAASWDEAPGVVSEATWNRGADRFICAMGVGEGRLVKKALAMTAKRGELIVTNIHPMAENEISVNMMDLTLTEKRIIGTLYGSANPRADIPKILELWSAGQVDLDSVVTRTYPLEKINDGYDDMRGGRNLRGVLRYPAADALSRSAE, encoded by the coding sequence ATGGAGACCACTGCCGCCGTGCTCTGGGAGCGCAACTCACCGTGGTCGGTGGAGACAATCGAGCTGGATCCGCCGAAGGACGAGGAGGTGCTGGTAGAGCTGCACGCCTCGGGCATGTGCCATTCGGATGAGCACATCGTCACCGGCGATATGCCGTTCCAGCTGCCCTGTATCGGCGGCCACGAGGGTGCGGGCGTAGTGAAACAGGTCGGCTCGAGCGTTTCGTGGCTGAAGGAAGGCGATCACGTCGTGTTCGGCTTCATTCCGTCGTGCGGGCGCTGCCCGTCCTGCGCGACCGGCCACCAGAGTCTCTGCGATCTCGGTGCCAAGATTTACAGTGGCAGGCAGATTTTCGACGACACCGCCCGCCACCACGCCAGGGGGAAGGATCTCGCGCTCGCGTGCGGAGTCGGCTCCTTCGCCCATCACACGGTCGTGCACGAGGCCAGCTGCATCAAGATCGAGCCGCATCACCCGCTGGACCGGGCCTGCCTGCTCGGCTGCGGATTCGTCACCGGCTGGGGATCGGCTGTCTACGCCGCCGGCATCCGGCCGGGGCACAACGTCGTGGTTGCCGGTGTCGGTGGCATCGGTGCGGCCGCGGTCCAGGGCGCCCGGTTGTCCGGAGCGCGGACGATCGTCGCGATCGATCCGTCCGAGTACAAGCGCGAGCAAGCGTTGAAGATGGGTGCCACTCACGTTGCGGCGTCCTGGGATGAGGCGCCCGGTGTCGTCAGCGAGGCGACCTGGAACCGCGGTGCCGACCGGTTCATCTGCGCCATGGGCGTGGGTGAGGGTCGCCTGGTCAAGAAGGCCTTGGCGATGACCGCCAAACGCGGCGAGCTCATCGTGACGAACATCCATCCGATGGCGGAGAACGAGATCTCGGTCAACATGATGGATTTGACCCTGACCGAGAAGCGGATCATCGGAACCCTGTACGGCTCGGCGAATCCGCGAGCCGATATCCCGAAGATCCTCGAGCTCTGGAGCGCCGGGCAAGTCGACCTCGATTCGGTGGTGACCAGGACCTATCCGCTGGAGAAGATCAACGACGGGTACGACGACATGCGCGGCGGCCGGAACCTCCGTGGCGTGCTCCGATACCCGGCTGCCGACGCACTGTCGCGGTCGGCTGAATAG